The following proteins are co-located in the Limanda limanda chromosome 5, fLimLim1.1, whole genome shotgun sequence genome:
- the ddhd2 gene encoding phospholipase DDHD2 isoform X3: protein MSSSPGEEGRLPEAAPNSHTPDRFDSPAETEATGNTPEDQVSPVLDKASPSSTTSYEILDMEAVPAPYREVQPHWFFCRQANDNTSWLPFSREDSDKLEIACNSADEGEVVVAVDGERYDVHVMERKRYAVYWEQGPTEVRRCTWFYKGDKDIMFMPYSEVFSQRLEESYMIAVTLDEWKTKLDFPTGESVILHNPKLIMQYQPIGMQDEWMSSPSEQTRPRTVKRGVDNIPVEIPEGEPEKVDHLVFMVHGIGPACDLRFRSIIQCVSDFRSASLSLLASHYKRAQQDGQVNRVEFLPVNWHSALHGDATGVDEDIQRITLPSISRLRHFTNDTLLDLFFYNSPTYCQTIVDTVASEINRLHTLFKQRHPEFSGAVSVVGHSLGSLILFDLLTNQRTRSGSTDGMPSEESYHLNCDTLEQTLTRLGLQQYLDTLQAENLDLESLSLCNDSDLKVLGIPLGPRKKILKYAKRKWFPEGCKTGTVLLPPGLECPPQVTNDQDGNQSSGVTPQQAQFHRAQSVTSAVEYEYFDVGIGQVSIEYPQLAFRPQTFFAFGSPIGMFLTVRGLKRIDPNYTFPTCKSFYNIYHPYDPVAYRIEPMIVSEVDLEPMLIPHHKGRKRMHLELKDSFTRMSMDLKNNVLGSLRTAWQSLARLPSAAALPPVEEGDTTIDRNLEEKQASAAVTTSSESEEKSADFWTKILEWPRALHMHYCQGKPGEPLPR, encoded by the exons ATGTCCTCCAGTCCCGGTGAGGAGGGGCGTCTTCCTGAGGCTGCCCCAAACAGCCACACCCCAGACCGGTTTGACAGCCCCGCTGAGACCGAGGCTACAGGGAACACACCTGAGGATCAG GTGTCGCCTGTGTTGGACAAGGCCTCTCCTTCTTCTACTACCTCCTATGAGATTCTCGACATGGAGGCAGTCCCAGCTCCTTACAGAGAAGTGCAGCCTCACTGGTTCTTCTGTCGACAGGCTAATGACAACACCTCCTGGCTTCCTTTCAGCAGAGAAGACTCTGACAAACTAGAGATTGCCTGCAACTCTG CAGATgagggggaggtggtggtggcTGTGGACGGAGAGCGGTATGATGTGCACGTCATGGAGAGGAAACGCTACGCTGTGTACTGGGAGCAAGGTCCCACAGAAGTCCGCCGCTGTACCTGGTTCTACAAAGGAGATAAAGACATCATGTTCATGCCTTACTCTGAGGTCTTCAGCCAGCGCCTGGAG GAGTCTTATATGATAGCAGTGACCTTGGACGAATGGAAGACGAAACTAGACTTTCCCACTGGAGAGAGTGTTATCTTACACAATCCCAAA CTTATAATGCAATATCAGCCAATTGGAATGCAAGATGAGTGGATGTCCTCCCCCTCAGAGCAGACCCGACCACGAACAGTCAAAAGGGGGGTAGACAACATCCCTGTAGAGATACCTGAAG gtgaACCAGAAAAGGTGGACCACCTTGTCTTCATGGTGCATGGCATTGGTCCTGCGTGTGACTTGCGCTTCAGATCCATCATTCAGTGTG TAAGTGACTTCAGGAGTGCTTCCCTGTCCCTCCTGGCCTCCCATTACAAACGGGCTCAGCAAGATGGCCAGGTGAACAGAGTTGAGTTCCTCCCAGTCAACTGGCACAGCGCTCTACACGGCGATGCAACTGGTGTGGATGA gGACATCCAGAGGATCACTCTTCCCAGTATCAGCAGACTGAGACATTTCACCAACGACACTTTGCTGGACCTGTTTTTCTATAACAGCCCCACCTACTGCCAGACCATAGTGGACACAGTAGCCTCAGAGATCAACAGGCTACACACCCTCTTTAAACAGCGACACCCAGAATTCAGCGGGGCAGTTTCAGTAGTGGGCCATAGTCTGG GTTCACTGATCCTGTTTGATCTGCTAACCAACCAGAGGACTAGATCAGGGTCCACAGATGGG ATGCCTTCCGAGGAGTCGTATCATTTGAACTGTGACACATTGGAGCAGACTCTGACCAGACTGGGCCTCCAGCAATACCTGGATACACTGCAGGCTGAAAACCTTGACCTGGAATCACTG TCTCTTTGCAACGACAGTGATCTCAAAGTGTTAGGAATTCCTCTTGGACCTCGGAAGAAGATCCTGAAGTACGCCAAAAGAAAATGGTTTCCAGAG GGCTGTAAGACAGGGACTGTGCTTCTGCCACCCGGGTTGGAATGTCCACCCCAAGTCACCAATGATCAGGATGGTAATCAATCCTCAGGTGTGACGCCGCAGCAGGCCCAGTTTCATAGGGCGCAGTCTGTCACCAGCGCCGTGGAATATGAATACTTCGACGTGGGAATCGGACAG GTATCTATTGAATACCCACAGCTAGCGTTCCGCCCTCAGACATTTTTTGCATTCGGCTCTCCCATTGGTATGTTCCTCACCGTTCGTGGACTGAAACGCATCGACCCAAACTACACCTTCCCCACCTGCAAGAGCTTTTACAACATCTACCACCCG TACGACCCTGTGGCCTATCGGATAGAGCCCATGATTGTCTCAGAGGTGGATCTGGAGCCCATGCTAATCCCTCACCATAAAGGCCGCAAGAGGATGCACCTGG AACTGAAGGACAGCTTCACCCGAATGAGCATGGATTTGAAGAACAATGTCTTGGGATCATTACGGACGGCCTGGCAGTCTTTAGCCAGACTCCCTTCTGCCGCAGCACTGCCCCCGGTGGAAGAAGGGGATACTACAATAGATAGAAACCTTGAGGAGAAGCAAG CCTCAGCGGCAGTTACTACTTCTTCTGAGAGTGAAGAGAAAAGTGCTGATTTTTGGACTAAAATACTGGAGTGGCCCAGGGCCCTTCATATGCATTACTGCCAAGGTAAGCCAGGGGAGCCACTTCCAagatga